AGGGCTGAACGAGGCCGAGGCGAGGGCGCAGAGGAGCCCCGGCTACTACCCGCGTCAAGGGTGCAGGAGTCCCAAGAGTCCTAACCCGGACCACGCGCACTCCTCGCCCGGTCGAAAGTCGCCGATATTTCAGTTCGTTCCCGAGACCCGTAAGAATCTCGGGAAGACGATGAGCTATCCGCCGAGAAGCCCCGCCTGCGGTACACCCGCGATCCCGATAAGATCGCCCAGCTCCGCGGGTTTCGCCTCGAAGAAGCCTTTCGAGGGCCACCGTAGGAACACTTGTTTCGGGTTAAACGGATCGAAGAGGGATGGTATGTCGGCGACGATGGCCGCGTCTATAGGCCACGGATCGTCTAGCCCGAAGCACGAGCGCGAAAAAACTATGGGCGTGGAGCAACGAGAGGGGAGCACCGCGAGTTACAAGAACGGATCGAGGCCAGCTTCGGTGGAGGGAGGGGGCTCGTCGAGGGAGAGAGGCGATAGTCCGAGCGGGAAGAGGGGCGGTGGGAAGAGGAGCAGTCATTTTAATCGCAGTCAAGGGTGTTTGAACGAGGCTGAGAATAGTCGGAGCGAGAGCCAAGAGGACGTTTACGGgaagaatggaagaaatatCTCGAGGAGGTCGACCAGCGACTTGACCGATATGGGGGACGCCGACACGGAAGTCACTCTGTTGTCCAGCCCCAGAAGAAGAGGATCCATGAAGGGTGGCCTCGGTGAGTGCTTCTTTTCTttgatctttcttttcttttcttttttttctaattttcgttCGACTTTCGtgggttttttttcttttgatgaaaaaaaaggggggaaaactTAATCCACACAGGTGTACgtataattgcaaatttatcTTTGATAACTACTGAAACAAGTTAATAAAGGTCGCGTCGGGGTATTAGTTAATTTGGAAAAAGTGGCGCGGAgagataattaacaatattcgtTCGGTCAAACTAGGTCGATCCGGAGTCCTTGACTCCCACCGTCAAAGGAATCATCCCCTCGTTTTAAAAGCATTTGCGAAATGTAACGAGCGCGAAAAAGATTCAATTAACGGGGGCTATTGCCGCGCAAAGGAGAGAGAGttaattatcgattcgttATCGCGTGGGCGAGTTACGACCGATGAAAtcgcaaattatattatccgaTTAATGAGATGTATCGTTTCCCGAACGTCTCTAATTATTCGAACGGCGGATCATCCGCGCGGGACAATACTCCCGCGTGCCGATTAACGAGAGAACAGGGATCCGTCGATCggcttaaaattattataaccgATTGCacaatcgatatttatcctcctcctcctcctcttcttcttcttcttcttcttttttttttttagaacggTGCTTCTAATAGACGACAGGATTATCGGTTTTAATTAATCCTCCACCCGTCTCGAACAGATTTCCCTCGAGTTGCCGAGTAACGCGTCGATAACGAGCCGcgtgctttttctttttcgaattttccctCGCAATCGAACTCTCGAATTATCCCGTAATAAAGCGGAAAAGGAAGAATGGGGAACACGGGTTATCGCGACGCGGTATCgttatagagagagagagaaaaaaagaaagaaacaaaacgaGAGGAAACGAGGTAAATCGGAAGGAGGGAAGAGATTGTTCGTTCGTCAAATCTTGGAAACGTGACGCATACTTTCGTCGAAATTATTTCGTCCGCTTCTCCGGGCGAGAACGCGATTTGCTTGCTTAGCTTTCCGTTTCAAATCCCATTGTTTCCTAAATCGGAGAGTTTTGTTCCTTATAAATTGCAATCCGAGCGTGGGGACCGCGCACAGATCATAATTATAACGGTTTAAGCCCGCGATACCCCCGATATTCCCTCGAAATTATTTCCGACCGAAAAGTTCCATCCATCCGAACAACTCGCCCTACACGTTTCTCATAATCTATTATTGCGCAGCCTCCCTCAATCTGGTTGCGCGGTAGACAAGGAGAGAGGCTCAAAAATCGGCTCGATGTAAATCATTTTTCCAGGATCGTCTTACCTCTCCCAATTGAATTCTCGTTTAAAGGTTTTTTGGGATAGAAAAAGCTCccttttccatctttttccaCTCTACCTtccattttttcctctctccctcgtcctccctcctcttctcctctttttcatCGGGAACGAAAGGCCGCCTCGCGTATTTCGACCGGCTAATCCCCTAATCTCGTTCGATCTTTAATCCTGAAGGGACTATATACCGTTCGAATCAGGCACGATTGGGAAACGAACACGGTCACGATCGCAGTGAATCGGCATTTCTCGGTAATTTCTCGTTCCACGATGATTAGCGATGTGAACCTGTCGTGGCTCCCGAATCCCTCGATCGTCCGCGACAAATCCCTTCGAAGCTCGCCACGTGCCCCGAATTTCGGTTTCATCAAattctcccctctctctctctctctttctctctctgtgttGCAGCCTATCTCGCGTCCAGACGTGGCTCCCGCGACAGCCAGTGCTCCAATTTGTCGAACGTCAGCAACGAGAGCGTGGGCCCATTGAATTTCACAGCGCACCCTCGTGCCAGGCAGCGGAGAACTTCTAATTTCTTGGAATTACCCGGTAAGCGTGCACTTTaaatcttcttctctcttttctcgatCACGTGCCGCCAAAAATTTCAGCAGAAACGAGGATCAAGTTATCAACacggatattttttaataaggtattgcgaaaaattttactcaGAGTGGAAGGTGAGTTTCGCGTGGGGGATCAGAGTGACGATTGAACGATCGAACGGAAACAGAGTCAAGCTATCGACATGGGTATCGttaatttcttatcttttcctCTTAATCGGgcattacgaaaaattttactcaGAGTGGAAGGCGAATTTCGAGCAAGCGCGTGGGAGGATGAGGAGGATGAGATTCTTCTTTCGTAAAAGTTTTTTCGTAACACAGCCGCGCGACGATTGAACGATTCAAAAGAAACAGGGTCAAGTTATCAACACGGGTATTGTTACCGGTATTTTTTAATCGCGCCTTGCTGTTTACGTTGAATCGTATCGGAAGCGTCGACGTCGTCGGCTCGCCCTCGTTTAAACTTTCAATGCACAATTCGAAACGAGGTCTCTCCTCCGTCAAACCGAAATAAATGTGCACGCGTACTCAACTTGATGCATTCGAACgatcctctcctccctcccacCCCCGTCTTGACAGGAGAGATCACTTCCTCCCCTCGCggtttttctcttcttatcaatatttaagtaGCGTTCATTCGTCAAAACGTCGCTGTTTAACAGGGATGAcagggaggagaaaaaaggaaaagaaaaatggaaaaaagtcCCGTCCCATAGATTTGTTTCCACTTCTCGTCGATACGATCGCGTGTTCAACTTCCATTTCACATcgaaaacgattttttttcgatccgCGCGACTTCGAGAGCAACTTTCCACGAGGAATCATCGAGGAAATGTAAATGTCGCGAAAAAGGAATAGCTTTGTCTCCTAATGTTTCGCAATGCGCCTGTCGATTCGCTCATCCTGGAATTTCCTGACGGTGCACGTCGATACAGCGTATCAAAGTGGCGGATTACCCTCGAGTATCGAGGAGTAGGTTGGAAATTAATTACGTCGCTGGGCAAATACTTTCCGTAAACAAGCTATCGCGATAggctttcccttttttcccccctggATGATCCGCGGGGACCGAGCATGCGGTATTGAAACCAGAGATATTAGAAAGCGTTGCTAATTGGCTGTGATTcgtggaggggaaaaaagggtggaaaaaacgaacgaatcgatgcgataacgaattttttctcgaatctGAATTCTCATTAACGAGAGAGATATAGAAAATCGATGCGACGGGAAAATTATCGGTTTATTGTTAATAGTGATAACGcgcatttcgaatattttctatatcgtCGATGATAATGGATacgtttttcctttcttttttttttttttttccaattttgaaGCAAATACGTATATAACTAACTTCCCTGTAAGACTTTTTTAAAACGCGTATGttgctattctttttttctctttctcccttccttttcaaataataGCGCGAGATTGGATTCGCCATAAAAGAGCAATAATGTAGCGAGGGAGCAGGCTTTCAAATTCCACGAGGTTCTCTCATTTTTCCTCGCCTCCTACAATAGGATTATAACATAGTGTATAATAAGGACAATCTTGAGATATAACAGGCGAGTTTTCCTCTCTAAAGGAAAAGTTGTATTATTTAACGCGGTGAATATAGAAGGAAAATATAGGAGATAATATTCGTGAAAGGGAGGAATCCTTAGATCGGGAACAAAACGTTTCAGTTTCGTTttcaaaaaggaaagaatgacCGAGAAAGTGCACACAAGATGCAACGGTCAGATACGATACGTTTGCACGAGTCGTTCTTTGATAGGTTTTGTCGAAtacttttatcgtttttttttctttctcgcggCACGTGAAATAtcgtttgcaaaaaaaaatatgtatataccgTATTTTCATTCGCTtggtaaatatttcaagagtACGAGTATCGCAACATTCTTATTTCATCAGTTGTTTCATCAGGTATATACGTGTtgaattcgatgaaaaaaaattattgcaatttttttcatatgcaTATTCGCCAAAACGAaggcaaaaattgatatatcagTTGAGAGTGTAGaaagaatgaattttcaattgtttataattcattaattcttgTGTTTGCTTTAGAATCCGAACAATCTGATTTTCCAAACGTATTCTATAacatattccatatatatacatgtatatatatatgtatatattgttaagaataaaagataatcaCTATCTATAAAGTAAGATAGGTcgaatttcactttttcaatAGTTTCAATATTCCcaatagtttaattttccaatttcttagCAGTAATTTACGAACAAGTTTCATATTGTTCCAAACTCTTAATAGCAAGTATTCCAGAAACTATTGAAATGCAATGGTAATGGAAACCActtcataaatcatatttgCGCGCGTCAAGTGTCTTGCGATCAATGATCGGAAAAGCAGTTGCAAGGATCCTGGCCCTCAAACACGATATACGCGATAACTCATTGTTTCTTGGAAACCATTCGTTCTCTCTAAGTCcctcttaattatattttcgtcaagaataattattagaagGAAAATTAAGATTCACAGTTTCCAGAAAGCAGAAATCGATTAGAATCCAACAACCAATCCTTTGGAGAATCTGATCAATCGTGAATTCAATCTCAGTTAAGCAAAAATGAAGATGATAATTGAAAACGAAGATTCACAATACAAACAGCAAAGGATGAACTCTTTTATTCGTTTCAGGCATCTCTTTTCGTTCAAAGTCAACTTGCACTTCAACACACATATACCTTGCCTCTCGTTGGAAGAGCAAAGAAAGTAGAGTAAGACGCGTTGCATCCAACGTCTCAAAATCCcttctttcatttatcattctcgtatccatttaattattcgtcaTTGCTGTTTCTTCGAGAGCGAAACCCAACCACCGAGtgtttttcgttaaaattaaattatgtgcGGATAATTAAATTGTGCGCGAACTATGATTTACCTCCCTTCCCATCTTTCTCTCAATTCTATATCTCGGCATTTCGACACCTCGATTTGTCCAAGTTTTATCCTTTCGCCGATGAttcgaacgaaaagaaaatcggATTCAACTCGCGTCTAATTAATCGAAGGACGTTTCTGTTCCGTCCAAGTCCGGTCTCTGGCATTGAAATTTCCCACGGAATCGACGAAAATTCGCCGTTAATTTCGTCGAGGCGAAGTTACACCCGCCCTCGTTCCCGTAATTAGCTACTCGGTCCGGGAGACGAACTTCTTGAGTGGCTCGTCGAGTTGTAACCGCATTAAATGGTGGAGCCAACCTTTGTCGATGCGCCCAAACGCTACGCGGACCCTTGCTCCATTTCGAGCCCGTCTCTCAAACTTCTGCATCCCTGTGTTAACGAAGTATCGCTCGTCGAACGCAGAAGAAAATATCGGAGAAAATTAGATGGAGAGAAATCGTGGATCGTCCATCTTTGCATTTTTCTGGCATCCTCACTTTGGTCGACTTGGACGAATTCCGAATCCTGAATGTATCAATACGAAGGAGACAATTTAATTCGATCTACGTTACGGCTCCTCCTTCTGTGAAAAAAAGGATAGAGTTGAGAAATGAAGGATGAAAGGGaagcgaaattaaaataaatacgatttcgaaGTGAAGCgtatttatggaaataattatgaaactaTATACCTACGTCGTAATTTATTCGACGGAGATCCGACAGagatctaatatatatatataagtcagCTGTGGTCAAGTTATAAAGGCGGAGAAGATGATACTTCGACGCTGTCGCGTTTCGGAGCGCCTCTTTGTGAATGCAGGATCACGGGTATTCCTAAAACGTCAAGTCCCTATATCGTTTCATATTTCTATAGattgatattcaaatatacatgAAACGTGAAATGGATTGCGAAGAGATAGATGGCCGGTTCGCCCGACAAAATATTGTGTCCGCgcgtacaataatattattggcCCTGAAGATGATACGTGGATAGGAAAAATCtctaaaaagtttaataaaattgtacacTATAAAAGTTAGTTTTGAAACTGAAGGGAACGTTCATGTTGTTTCATTTGTTGAAACCAAAcaaaatttcgtgaaatttgcGCAGAGAGATAAATCGAATTTGTACGCGAAATTCGAGATTGAGATGAAAAATGGAGTatcattttttccctccccctccctatATACGCGCTGCTGTACGCGCTTGCTTTGTGTTTCaagtgttatataaaaaaaaaaaaaggaaaaaaaaggaaaaaaaagaaaaaaaagaaagaaagaaccaCGTATGGAAATTGACAGGCAGACATAAAAGACGTTGGCTAGTTAGTTGTTGGGACAGGAAATTGGGAAGCCCTCGAAGGCAGAAGCATGGCTAGTGTTCCACGTGTCGCGTCGCTTTGATCACGAGGATTGTTTCGcaattggaaaatttccaaacctaaagagagaaaaggaagaaggagggaggggataaaaaaaaaggagaatcgATGATGGATAGTTTAACGCGAATCGAaaacgatcgattaatttgTTGACgggcaaataattaaaaattcaagatgcgcaaacttttctctttccctctttatTCCCTCTTCTTAACCGATCGAATATTCGTGCACGATATATTTGTCCTATATAAATCCTATATAAATGTTCCATATAAGAAGAGAGAATCGTTATTTCGACTAGttgattaaaagataaattcaaaAGTTGGAATGTAGATCGACGAGGAGATATCTATCCAATTAATGGAATGTCCGCGCGTTTAGATCTATTTACGTTGAACTAATAGGTTGGTTTTAATTAACCGTTCATCGATACGTTTCAGTGCCGGATCACATCAGGCCACGAGTGCACAGCCTGCCGGAGAAAGCGTACAATCCGAGAGCGGGGGAGGATCTGTACAGATTGCGGGCATTCAGCATCACCCATAAAGGCGTCGTTAATCGTGGAGATTCGATTATCTCGAGGCGCAGCAGAAGCAACACCTCGGTCAACAGTAGCAGGTAATTAAtccctgaaaaaaaaaagattgccgatttaatcaaatacacgtatttataaataagaatgaggataagaattaaaaaaaattttaaacattgaaatctctttgaagatttttggtaattgaaaaaaaaatttcgaaacggtAATGATTCGGATTGTGCACCGtgcgagaaaagaaattatcgggCTGTGCAATGATGGAACGCTCGCACGAGGGCGCGATTCACAATTTTGGGAATTTGGGAAACCGATAATCGAAAACGCGTTCCTCGAACACCAGCACGATTATGCTTCCTACCCTTCGATCGTCTAGAACAATGACAAGCGAAATGCACGTTTCATCGATCACCATCCCCTATGTTTAGGGAATGACTTATCGGCCCgacatttaatttcaattttcaatcctCTTTTAATCGCACAATATTCGTATTTCTATTCTCTTTGTCCGAATTAATCCATAtcgtttgaattaaaaatatccttcTCTGTaacaactttttaaatatcgacCAGAGATGATGCGTTATCCacaaaaatcaattacaaCAATATTCCTTTActatccatttttttctttataaaccACTTCATCAAGATTCCTTTGTACTTAGCAGAAATTACAGGATTTAAcgaaaattaacataataatattctcgacatattttaacttattttcataattcattaCCCAGTATCCTCGATGAAATAAAGTGTCACGAATAACttattcctttatatatatatatcttcacgTTCAACGAGCAATTTCACTTGGAGAGACGGGATCGatcgatgttttttttttcattccagtttttttcgaaaaattcaccTTTCCATCGACGATGGAGCACAAAGGGTGGAACGACGTTTCCGGCGAAACGCGGTGACGCGACGCGACTCGACGCGACACGTTTTCTCGTTCGTTCGATTCCCTTCGAGTTTCCGTTACGAGAGTCCATAAGTCTTCCCTTTCCTGACAGAGAAGCATCGCTCGTGCCCATGGGAATGGTGTTTTCGCCCCCTCGGTGAAACCGATTCTcaggataaaaatttatgacaaTCAGGGCTGCCGtggtgaaaatttaattcggcCACGATAAACGAACCAAGGAAGGGGTTGTTTATTTCGGAATCGCGTTTCTCGATGACCAGCCACGATAAGATTATCGGGTTTTGCCTCGCGATAAAAACGAATCGATCGTGCTTTCGAACGTCtatttttcctctcccccttttttcttttttttttccttcttccaagTTTTCAAGCACGGGTACAATGCTATTTTGATTATCCAAACTAGCGGGTGAAATTGTGTTTATACGTtcgtatgaataatttaacggCTTGCCAGTTATCGTATTTTTCCGAGATGAGGGAAAAAGTAAGTCGTTCCTTTAAAGAGATAAATTTCAAGGAAGAACTTAGAATGTGACGTAgctagagatatatatatatatatttagaacatttattttccaatattgtTCGAAAAATGAAAGTCCAACTTTATTCACGTAGGAGGTGGGAAAACAAAGGAGGAAGTTTATAGAAGAACGTAGAACAAAAAGATAATGTGGAATGAAATTTAGTTGATAGATATCCGGCGAAAGATTATAAGCCatcctatataaataaagattacgTTGGTTAGaagaaattatctattatgCGTTCCGTGTATACAACTTCGTTCACTTGATTTATCTccttaaaaaaggaaagagaaatataaaaaaattactttttacggAAGCTCGTTCGACGTCGGTGGAAATTTGTATACGTaggttgatattttttttacgaatggAAACgcggatgaaaatttttaattttacattatcgaCCGAGATTAAAAGTTTCGagtgattaatatatatttcgtaaaagagttatattaatatatagagttatattaatatatatttcgtaaaagagttgaaaaagaatcgaattaaaattttatatttattagaaaaatcgcTAGACATAGGCTACTATAGGTAGACTAGAAaagttttccaaatttttgtcCGCTACATTTACACAACTCATTGgaataaaactaattttaagatctataaatttctatctttcgaTTGCCAACTATCGATTGCCaactttctattttcattcgatAACTTTTCACGGTCCACACCGTTGAAAttcattatcttaaaatttggaAGATGATATCGGTAACTGTTTTTCCACGGTGCGAGCACCGTTCAGCCTCGGTTTCGAAACTGTCGTAAAACCCGAAGGGAACCCTCTTGGCAACTTGTAAAACTTTCACTCGCGCGATCCCCGCGTGTCTCCTGGGAACAGCACTTAATTTCGGCACCGGAATGGATTCAATGAATCCCGCCTACGGTTAACTCGCCGCTTTATATCGTACGTTTCATCAAATTGCTTTCGAAAGATTCCATTCCGGATCGactcgataagaaaaattaatttcgctaCACAATTTCGTTTTCACTTTAATCCCTCGCCCCGGATCGTGAATCAATGCCAGTCAACGTTTCGTTTAGCGTAGGTTTCTCTCTCGTTCAACAAgttcatttttctctcttccagaTTTTCCTCCTAGATCTTACCTTCGTCTTCTCCTCTCCGTCTCGTTTCTTTAATCGAGAGATTCTtcgctctctttcttcctcctttctcacgtctgaaaaaaatcatttataaatctccatatctctcccctcccttccaaTCTCCACTTCTCGCTTAATAAACGCTCCTCTGTTCCTCTCGATCTTCCATACAATTTATTCGCTCCAGGTGAGCGGCAACCTACTTCTTTGTTCGCGAGACTGGATCAACAACAACTTTATTTCTTCGCGAGGAGACGTGAAAAATCTTGTTGTTCATCTCAGCGAGGTGCAGAATATGTTCCAACAAGAAAGTATCTTCTATCGGTTAAAAGAATTTGGCGAATTCACTGTTTCGTGGTCGAAGTGGCGAAACATTCTATTTTTGATTCGACCAAATTTTCGATTGTTTCTCGCGACGAAGAGATCGACGGTGatcgtaaatgaaaatttgtcccTTTTCACGGTTTTCATTTCACGTCGTTTAATTGGATCTCGAATCCAACATCGAATCCGGAACCGCAGCTTGAATTATCGGTCGTCCCTGACTTTCGTCATGACTACGATGACATTTTTTTCCTGCGATCGAATGCAAAGGTTAAGGGCGAGTAATAAACGAGTGTCATTTGACGAAATTATCGTAGCATCGCGgtgatgagaaataaaaagaagaagagaaagaagaggaaaagaatttgagaaaaagaatggaatcgttgaacgaattttcaacaatatttccTCCTTTCGTTTAGGTCTTTAAATCATTCGAATAACGAGCCGCAATCACGTTGCTATTCTGCAACGCGATAATGGGGAAGGATAAGATTGAACGAAGCCAGAGAACAATATCTTAGAAACTTTATTATACAAAGATAACCGAAAGTTCACAATGAAGTGTGGGATCGCGAGACGTGACAATGATGTAGAGGCTTAAACAGACATTTAAAAGAGGATCAGGGGGATGGAGGACCTTCATGGAGGATCCTcgaggaagggagaaaaggaTGGGGCGAGTCGTTATTTGGCGATGAACCACGCCGATTGGAGGAGAGCCAGAGCTCGcgttccttccttttcctcttcttcttcttcttcttttttttcattatcactCGTAGCAACTCAAGAAGGGAGCGGTTATTTCTGAAACCCGTCGTCCCATCCACACTTTGACCCGTCGATCGGTCATTCCATGACTCGACTCGACGTATCTTTCCTCCATTATTctccaaaaatattcttcgaacgTGCACCTCTTCGTGACGCAACTTCTTCCTTTCCAACTTCTCCGTGCGAATCAGCATGCGGAACGCGCGAGCAGAGTTTCCACCCGCTTTCTAACCGCATTTCCCTTTGAATCCGACAGAAGCGGCTGACAGGAACGAAACCACACGTTTCCACACTCTCGGCTATTCCAGTCTCGAATCCTCGAAAACTCGAAGCGTTCGAGCGACAGATTTTCGGCAAGGAGCTCGAGTCGACTCGCAGAGACTCTATCGCGTCTCGACTCTCCCCTCTGCGATTTCGATgccagaaagaaaaaaaagataagggTACGTTGTCGCATTTTGTGGACTTGGATTCGGCGTGGATTTCGTGGAGGGTCGATTAGTCGCTGTACTCGATCGTCTCCTCGTACTCCATCGATTGATGAGACCTGGTCGAGGACGAAGTCACGGATTTGATCGACGTCGACGACTCGACTACGGATTTCGTCTGCACGCTCTCCACGGATTTCATCGTCGCCACGGATTTTGATTCCGCCGTGATGTTCATCGACTGCTCCACGAGACTACCCGCGTTCTCGTTCACTATATGGAGAGGAATGCAAGCAACGTTTCTTGTTAATAATTAGGAAATCAAGCTTGTAGAGGAGGAGAAATTTGAACGAAGAGACAGATTCCAGATCTAACGAGGCTTTTAtccttattattttcgttcgaaagTGAATATGAATCtgtgttgaaaatttaaaaaaaaagctttcTCGAATTAACGAGAATCCTCCTCGCACGAATCAAAGACGAATCAATATCGCGAGGCTAcagctaaataaaataaaaacgaataatcCAAAGTACGAAATTCTCgcgtgattaataattaaaagaaaaattgcataGAAATATAGGACGAAGAACGACATTTCTCGAAAGCGAAAGGGATCGAGTTAGAATGGGGTTTCTATCGAATTAGCACCACGCACCTTTGGCGATTTCCATCGTCGAGGTGAAAAAGAAACTCTTGTCCTGTTGCGCGTTCCCTGTCGAAGAAACGGACGACTCGAGATCGAACTCGCGAATGGACCCAACAACTCGCGGAGCTTTGGGTTATTCTAAACCCATCGGATGGAGAGGGAAAGCCCGCGATCACGTGGCGGTGAGGATGCACGAGTGGCAGGGGGGAGGGGACGAGGGCGTGAAAACGTTTGGCGTGTTTCACGGCATTTACGAGGTGGCGGTGAGGAATATTCGTGGAATTTCCGAATGGCTCGCCGCGTATGCGTCCCGTGTCTGTCTCTGAGTCAATGTTCTTCCGTGACGCGTGTCTAGCTTATCGTTAGTCATCGCCGTTGATTTTCGTATGGCCGACAGCCACGTATAGACAGCCTCCTGCAACTGATTTAGAACGATCCGAACGGGTGCGCCttccgatttttaattttcttttgtcgaGTTCCGGTGTAGATCGTATCCTAGCAGTTGAAAGATTATTAAGAGAACGTGCACGTAAGCGAGATGATATATATAGAGGAGGCACAACGCTTTGTCTTCTAAGGGAACTTTTGTTGGACGAGATCAAACGAATCGTGGAACAAGAA
The DNA window shown above is from Apis cerana isolate GH-2021 linkage group LG4, AcerK_1.0, whole genome shotgun sequence and carries:
- the LOC107996090 gene encoding uncharacterized protein LOC107996090 is translated as MATNSPGQSIHVKSPRSPRQLPQLPQIPIGGQRSPTQLSVSKSPGTPLVFEFPPEYYPETPNTNFDFEEFGRGLNEAEARAQRSPGYYPRQGCRSPKSPNPDHAHSSPGRKSPIFQFVPETRKNLGKTMSYPPRSPACGTPAIPIRSPSSAGFASKKPFEGHRRNTCFGLNGSKRDGMSATMAASIGHGSSSPKHEREKTMGVEQREGSTASYKNGSRPASVEGGGSSRERGDSPSGKRGGGKRSSHFNRSQGCLNEAENSRSESQEDVYGKNGRNISRRSTSDLTDMGDADTEVTLLSSPRRRGSMKGGLAYLASRRGSRDSQCSNLSNVSNESVGPLNFTAHPRARQRRTSNFLELPVPDHIRPRVHSLPEKAYNPRAGEDLYRLRAFSITHKGVVNRGDSIISRRSRSNTSVNSSRNSNVSGERSPFEGSCCSGQGVGADSTESEEMEEVSKYRVVLLGDSGVGKTALVSQFMTSEYINTYDASLDDEFGEKTVSILLDGEESEMVFIDHPHVEMSVENSLSTYEPHACIVVYSTVSRTSFQVAEEILNYLWREHYTQERSVIVVGNKSDLARSRTITANEGKQLAASRECKFIETSSGIQHNVDELLVGVLKQIRLRENRDKKLKRQGSKRRILSKLHGSKTALSLNLAREILNKMCLNDSKSKSCENLHVL